In the Quercus lobata isolate SW786 chromosome 5, ValleyOak3.0 Primary Assembly, whole genome shotgun sequence genome, one interval contains:
- the LOC115991083 gene encoding probable F-box protein At4g22030, with product MTECYSSVSNTINKTQYASQSSFKTFSFYNTNTQDPKIFFLQHKYTITKEEKPLNQMASALLLPSASSASCCSRKIHAAIQVPRLPKLSFSVPKIPKRNLGEELNIRDGFINTTPVEKLNVIDDRSHSSGTNVTSQLYAILEAVADRVEMHANLGEQRDNWNTLLLNSINMIILTAATMAGVAATCGIGMPLLALKLSSTLLYSAATGMLLIMNKIQPSQLAEEQRNATRLFKQLQSQIQTMLAIGTPTQEDVKEMMEKVLALDKAYPLPLLGAMLEKFPAKFEPAVWWPKNQVLQKKKISHEGKQCNNGWSEELEIEMREIIKVVERKDIEDYVRLGNLALKINKTLAISGPLLTGIAAFGSAFIGNGSWAPIVAVAAGALASTVNAFEHGVQVGMVIEMYRNCGGFFQLLQESIEATLEEKDLEKRENGELFQMKVAMKLGRSLSQLRELATKSASSRVDEFASKLF from the coding sequence ATGACCGAGTGTTATAGTTCTGTTTCCAACACTATAAATAAGACCCAATATGCCTCTCAATCTTCATTCAAAACCTTTTCTTTCTACAACACAAATACACAAGATCCAAAAATATTCTTTCTGCAACACAAATACACAATAACCAAAGAGGAAAAACCTCTCAATCAAATGGCTTCAGCTCTCCTTTTACCTTCTGCATCTTCTGCTTCTTGTTGTTCAAGGAAAATCCATGCTGCTATTCAAGTCCCAAGACTTCCAAAACTCTCTTTCTCAGTTCCAAAAATTCCAAAGAGAAATCTAGGTGAGGAACTGAATATAAGAGACGGGTTCATAAACACAACCCCAGTAGAAAAGTTGAATGTCATCGATGATAGATCACACAGCTCTGGTACTAATGTTACCAGTCAACTCTATGCCATCTTAGAGGCCGTAGCTGATAGAGTAGAGATGCACGCCAACCTTGGAGAGCAACGTGACAACTGGAACACCCTTCTTCTAAACTCCATCAACATGATAATTCTCACAGCTGCAACAATGGCTGGTGTTGCTGCAACTTGTGGCATTGGAATGCCTCTTTTGGCTTTGAAATTATCGTCTACTCTTTTGTATTCCGCAGCCACGGGAATGTTGCTTATAATGAACAAAATTCAACCTTCACAACTTGCCGAGGAGCAACGCAATGCTACAAGATTGTTCAAGCAGCTACAAAGCCAAATCCAAACCATGCTTGCCATTGGAACTCCAACTCAAGAAGATGTGAAGGAGATGATGGAAAAGGTTTTGGCTCTTGACAAAGCTTACCCACTTCCCTTGCTTGGTGCAATGCTTGAAAAATTCCCGGCAAAGTTTGAGCCAGCTGTTTGGTGGCCTAAAAATCAAgtactacaaaagaaaaaaatttcacatgaaGGAAAACAATGTAACAATGGATGGAGTGAGGAACTTGAAATTGAAATGCGAGAGATCATTAAGGTGGTGGAGAGAAAAGACATAGAGGACTACGTAAGACTTGGCAACTTGGCGTTGAAAATCAACAAGACTTTAGCTATCTCTGGTCCATTACTCACTGGCATAGCAGCCTTTGGCTCAGCTTTTATTGGTAATGGATCATGGGCACCAATAGTAGCAGTGGCTGCTGGGGCTTTAGCTAGCACAGTTAATGCTTTTGAGCATGGTGTACAAGTTGGGATGGTGATTGAGATGTACAGAAACTGTGGTGGCTTTTTCCAGCTATTGCAAGAATCAATTGAAGCCACACTAGAGGAAAAAGATttggagaaaagagaaaatggggAACTGTTTCAAATGAAGGTGGCTATGAAACTTGGAAGAAGCTTATCACAACTCAGAGAACTTGCTACAAAGTCAGCTTCTTCCCGTGTAGACGAATTTGCAAGCAAGCTTTTCTAG
- the LOC115991085 gene encoding probable F-box protein At4g22030, whose product MGWESSTSKVTTGFYDDRLFFRIHACPNTETLLEGLIFRYTITKEKKPLNQMASALLLPSASSSSCCSRKIHAAIQVPRLPKLSFSVPKIPKRNLGEELNIRDGFINTTPVEKLNVIDDRSHSSSTNVTIQLYAILEAVADRVEMHANLGEQRDNWNTLLLNSINMIILTAATMAGVAATGGIGMPLLALKLSSTLLYSAATGMLLIMNKIQPSQLAEEQRNATRLFKQLQSQIQTMLAIGTPTQEDVKEVMEKVLALDKAYPLPLLGAMLEKFPAKFEPAVWWPKNQVLQKKNFSHEGKQCNNGWSEELEIEMREIIKVVERNDIEDYVRLGNLALKINKTLAISGPLLTGIAAFGSAFIGNGSWAPIVAVAAGALASTVNAFEHGVQVGMVIEMYRNCGGFFQLLQESIEATLEEKDLEKRENGELFQMKVAMKLGRSLSQLRELATKSASSRVDEFASKLF is encoded by the exons ATGGGTTGGGAGTCATCTACCTCAAAAGTCACAACTGGGTTTTATGATGATAGGCTATTCTTCAGAATACATGCATGCCCAAATACTGAAACCCTACTTGAGGGATTGATCTTCAG ATACACAATTACCAAAGAGAAAAAACCTCTCAATCAAATGGCTTCAGCTCTCCTTTTACCTTCtgcgtcttcttcttcttgttgttcAAGGAAAATCCATGCTGCTATTCAAGTCCCAAGACTTCCAAAACTCTCTTTCTCAGTTCCAAAAATACCAAAGAGAAATCTAGGTGAGGAACTGAATATAAGAGACGGGTTCATAAACACAACCCCAGTAGAAAAGTTGAATGTCATCGATGATAGATCACACAGCTCTAGTACTAATGTTACCATTCAACTCTATGCCATCTTAGAGGCCGTAGCTGATAGAGTAGAGATGCACGCCAACCTTGGAGAGCAACGTGACAACTGGAACACCCTTCTTCTAAACTCCATCAACATGATAATTCTCACAGCTGCAACAATGGCTGGTGTTGCTGCAACTGGTGGCATTGGAATGCCTCTTTTGGCTTTGAAATTATCGTCTACTCTTTTGTATTCCGCAGCCACGGGAATGTTGCTTATAATGAACAAAATTCAACCTTCACAACTTGCCGAGGAGCAACGCAATGCTACAAGATTGTTCAAGCAGCTACAAAGCCAAATCCAAACCATGCTTGCCATTGGAACTCCAACTCAAGAAGATGTGAAGGAGGTGATGGAAAAGGTTTTGGCTCTTGACAAAGCTTACCCACTTCCCTTGCTTGGTGCAATGCTTGAAAAATTCCCGGCAAAGTTTGAGCCAGCTGTTTGGTGGCCTAAAAATCAAGtactacaaaagaaaaacttttcaCATGAAGGAAAACAATGTAACAATGGATGGAGTGAGGAACTTGAAATTGAAATGCGAGAGATCATTAAGGTGGTGGAGAGAAATGACATAGAGGACTACGTAAGACTTGGCAACTTGGCGTTGAAAATCAACAAGACTTTAGCTATCTCTGGTCCATTACTCACTGGCATAGCAGCCTTTGGCTCAGCTTTTATTGGTAATGGATCATGGGCACCAATAGTAGCAGTGGCTGCTGGGGCTTTAGCTAGCACAGTTAATGCTTTTGAGCATGGTGTACAAGTTGGGATGGTGATTGAGATGTACAGAAACTGTGGTGGCTTTTTCCAGCTATTGCAAGAATCAATTGAAGCCACACTAGAGGAAAAAGATttggagaaaagagaaaatggggAACTGTTTCAAATGAAGGTGGCTATGAAACTTGGAAGAAGCTTATCACAACTCAGAGAACTTGCTACAAAGTCAGCTTCTTCCCGTGTAGACGAATTTGCAAGCAAGCTTTTCTAG